GAAGTGGCATACCGCATTTTGTTTAGAGATACAGGCTGCAGATGGCCCGTGATGAATATTCTGATGTGTAACAACAGCAGGGCATCACtatcaataaaaaaacattaaaaaattgTCAAGATTGACCTGCAAGTTCATTTTAAAGTGCTGCGATATATCCGTTATATATGTTTGGAAAGATATGCAGATCGTTTGTGCCCCCTAATGGAAAGACGTGCTCTGGTAAACATCAGTTTTGTGGGATGAAATAGATCTTTCGAGAGTGATTGAACTCGTCTGTCCAGAAGAACTCCGGATAATGCaactctgtttttctcctggCTGGAAACCATTTAGAGCTACTTCGACCAAGGAGAAAATAATTGCATGCTTATCTTTATTTTACTCTTGCGTACTGTACAAAAGAGAGAGCcatctgttttgtattttcgCCATTGTAACCCCAgacagtgagacacacacaatgGTGCATTTGTCATCTTGCAGCAAGAAATAGGGCAGTGGTGTCATAATGGTTTGCTTCATGTCATTTCTGATAAGCCTTTGAAACATATGAGCTATccaatttaaaaatattaagatTTGCTCATTCTCTGAATTACTTATGCTCATTACTGAACAAGCTATTGTTGAACTTATTGTTGAAGATTTACAGGATGTTATAAACTGTGTTAAACTATTAACCTGAGAAGGCCATGCCTTCTAGATAATAAATTCTAAATTATATCTTTATGTGATTCACTGCTCCTTCATTATTAAAGGCTCTTGTGATAAACAGCATTTTGATTGTAAACCATTTAGAAAGGAGGATGTTTTATCTACGCACAATAGCTTCTCACCTAAAATTCCTCCTCAGAGTCAGTTTTACCCACAACCTGACAATCCTTTGTAGTTTTATATTTGCTGTCCAACTGAGGCTACTGTCTTACCAAACAACAAGACTGCCCTCTGGTGGTGTAGGGACGATGACAAATAATATTGTGTGACCCGGAGTTAGATTTTAGGGTAGACCTGTCTTTACTGCCCATTATTGACATTTACCACCTCATAACCTGTAGTGCAGGTCCATTACTCAGTACTGGGGTGAGAATAAAATTAACTACATGCTGTTTGGTGACCACATTACATTACTGATGAGGTTatgggttttttaaaaatctgcagtCACGGCATTTTTACTCTCTGCAAAGTGAAAAGAAAGGCCTAATAGATCAGCAGTCCCTAGTCAGACATAAACAAATCTTGCACTTTGACCGTGTGTCAGGGGAAATAAAACTTAGATTTACAATGAATTGCTCTTAAATGCTGCttaaatgaattttaaatttcagtttatttcctCATGTTTTATAGACCTGAATACATAAATGTGAGATTCAGTCACTGTTAAGCTCCATTTGTCTGATGGGTCAATgtatgggaaaaaaagacaggcCATAATTATTTGAATCTTAAAGAAACTACTTAAAGAAACCTGCAAAACATCACCGAATTCAcagcattaaaatatttttactctGTAAACCATCTGTCTGAATTTATGCTATTTGAATTCCCCTCTCTGAGATTTCATTTcaagttttgtgtttgttttcatcccTTCTGAGTTTCACAACTTTACACTCCAGAAAATCCAGTTGCTCatctgaatctctctctctctctattggtTCACATGACTGGCAGAAAACAACCTCATGAGGCCAACGTCTGACTGAGCTGATTTGGTtgacttctctcttttttttatttcaattttttgattttgatgaaaATTCCAAGTGTATTAAAGAAATTTTCAAAGTTACTGAACcctaaaaaatgtttgaaattaaGTTTTTGAAATTACAGAAGTAGAAATGGCCTTGAAATTTCAAAGAGGGGAATTCAAACACATAAATTCAGGGAGATTGTTTTCAAAGGTAAATATTTCAATGCTTTGAACTTAGTGGTATTTAAACTGGAAGATAAAGTATCCAGCAGAGGTTTAATTTCAAAATGAGGTTTTTAGTTGTTTATAAGATTCATATCATTAAGGTGTTTCTTTGCTTCTGTATGTTGCCTAACTTGTGAAAAATGAATAGCAGAACTTGAAGTTActgtaacactttattttcataaatACCACAGAATATTAGTACAGTCAGccacacatatttttagagGCAGAAGACATTCTGGTCCCTCTCACCCTGCTTTCATAAAGGGATAAAAGGAAACCTTGGATGGCATCAGAGGCTACgtttacacacactcatacactcactcactcactcactcactcactcacacacacacacacacacacacacacacgtcacttACATGGAGTGCTGTCCATATTCCAGTTAAGATCTTAATCAGGTTTGTGATAAGAGTATCCATGTTGCAACAATCTATTTAGCAAAAAAATACTGGTCACTTTCCAGCTGTTAACTGTAACACATGGGAAAGAAATTATAAGCCCAGTTTTAATCGTTTTGGTCCTTTTGATGATTAGGACAATGACCTCATGTCACAGGCAGGGCTGGTGAGAGACTTAGAGGCTTCATTTGCCAACTGGATATCATTAGCCTACAAAGTAGCCTTTCGATGAAGCATGAGACTATGTGTGCAAAGTCAGTTGTCAACCTTGTTGCCAACCAATATATAAACCCTGCACAAAAAGGGGAGGTGTCTGGCACAGGTGTCCCTGAACTGGAGTACAGTTTCACCCAGGGTTACCCTGCACACAAAACCAGAATAACCACATTAACGGCAGACACCTCCATGCATGTAAACATAGCCAGTGTTGTcagctacagtatatacagtgtTGATTCAGGCAGTGCATGATGAGACCAGGTCAGTAGTGCCAAAGTCAACAATTAGAGGGTTCATATTCAGGGGGAGGTTGAGGTTAACATCTCACCAGTAACATGTTTCGCAGTCAGGTCAAGACATCATTTAAAATCAACTTGTCACTCGTGACATTCAGTCTCTGGATTCATCTTTCAGTAGTACCATCGCTGAAGCAATAACAGATTCATTGGCACATTAAACACCATCATGAACAGAGAGTGTTGCAATGAATATAGatcatttctgacatttaagaTTTTGTGAGATAGAAATCTAAGCAACATTACCAGTGAGCCATATCTGTGTAATCTATCaataacaaaagtaaaaaaaaaaaaaacaagagtaaaaacaaaaaggattcTTCAGAGTAACAGTATGAAATGGTGTATTTATGGCCATTAAAGTCTGATAGGCAGGAGGACaccaaacataaaacacacagaaaggatGCAGCACAAtgataaagagtacggtctagacctgctctatatgtacagtgcctcgagataacttctgttgtgatttggcgctatataaataaaatttgacttgacttgacaatGGGAGTGTGCTGCATTccaccagaaaaaaaagatatgcaTTCAGGTCTGAATGCTATTAGATACAGAGAAAATGGGATGCAAATGACTTTCTAGAGAAATACAGCTTATTTACAGGGTAAGAAACAAGTGCAAGGCTAAGCTTTCATAGACATTCACACACTTAACATCCACAGTATATACCAAAAGACATGCGTAGAGGCACATACATATTCatcatacaaaaacaaaatatacctAAAAGCAGAACACCAGTCAGACACGGCTTTTTGTGACTCCAATCTAATCGACCGACAGTGAAAACAATGCACTCAAAAAGCATTGATATCATGGGATGTGAAAAGGCAAAAGCTGAAGTTCCAGCCCTTTGAATAAAAGAGATTAACACCGTCACGACGACAAAGGGACATCAGTAATCTACCACCCATCCTTTAGCCAATACCAGTGAGTGCCAGCCTCATTTTCAACATAACTCAACAGAATCGTATCACCCAccgaagaaaaaaaaaaacatctcttttttttttcttttttaaataaagaggTACAATATTTGGTTTTCAAATTGGGTTCTCAACTTTTCCCCAGAATATGTTCAAACATTTGCATGGCACAGTGTTAGCGCCTTGataaatttaaaattttaaaatccTGCTTCGATCCCTAAAGGGAGGGGCAGAatcaaaaggaagaaaaagagagaggtatCTTCCTAGATAAGTAGGAAGTACACCAGTTTAAATTGGATTGGAATAGGTATCTGACTGTATATACAAAGTGTTATGGGACtgcaaactgtaaaaataaatgcttACATGATTTTAAATGCTACAGTTTGATTGAGACAGTGAGATAATTCTAAATGTGATCTTAAGAAACCAAAGGCATCTTAAGAAACCAATCTCTTAATTTGTCTGCTCACCTTGACAAAAAGTGTATTTTGTAAAACATTCCTAAATAAAAACCTTGCAGACTAATAAAAGAGCAGAGTAAAGATGCAAGGACTCATTGCAGTGTTAATGTGCTACCTGTACTGCTGCTGACAAATTACTAGATTCCCTTTTCCTCAATGAAAAGTCAGTAAAACAACCTTTATCACTTTGATAGTCACTGTAGTTTGGCAAATCACATAGAAGAAATAATCATAAGTCACTGTCACAAACTGATAACTTCCattgacaaaaaacatttgaattattttaattaatggTCTCTACAGAGTAAAATAAattagatctttttttttttctcccacacaaTTCAATTCTTACTGCTCCTTCTCGTGGAGAGAGGCACGTACACACTTGCGTACATAAAAAGCGGTAAGAGCGCAGCAGCAGGCAGTGAAGATGAAGAGTGCAACAGCGTCGTGCGCAAGGTCGCCGTGAAGGCGCTCGTAGGAGGAGCGGCGCTCTGTGAAGTCTGTTCGCAGCGCTTCGATCTGCGTCAGGGTGCCCACCACCACGAACACGTGAAAGATCTGGTGGCCCTGCCCGATGAAGTCACACCTCCCAGGGAAGAAACTCTCTGGGTGAGGGCTGCAGAAGAAATAGGCGCCGATAAGGAAAAAGATCACGTGGTAGAAATGGTACGCCACCACCGGGTCAGAGCAGCCCTCCTGGTAGCAGCTGTAGATGCGGTGAGCAACGGGGCTTATGTCTAAACAGTAAGCCAAGGCTGAGGGTGCCACTTGGAAGAGCTTGAGGACAAACGACGGTATCTCACGGCTGGCGTATTTGCCGTAGCAGCAGCCGAAGCAGGTGAGCCAAGCCAAGAATGCTGCTGCAGGTAAAAAGAGCCCTTGCACTCTGGTGTGCCACTCTTTCTCTATGGCATAGTAGTAGTGTGCCAGGGCACTGCCATACTGGTAGACAGCGACCCCCACGTAGTCAAGGAAGTAGAAGGTGTAGCAGGAGAGCTCGGACTTGGCAGAGAGAAGATGAGCGAGGGCGCTGAAGGAGAGGTAGGTGAAGGCTGCCAGGAGGACAATGAAGAGGGGCTGAGCATGAGGGTCTCGCAAAAAATCGGCTGTCTCTGAGATCTCCTGCCACTTCACCAAGATGATGAGGGCGGCCAGCAGATGGGTCCACACGTTGAGGGTCTCATTGTGCCTCTGGAAAAGAGTGAGGAAGTAGTAGCGCCAGCTTTGGTCTGGCTGCCTGTAGCCGGTGAGGATGTGGCGCTCGCGGAACACCCAGGGAACATCGGACACCTTCACGGTACAAGGCAGCGTGGGGAAGGCCGACTCCAGCAGCTGAGGGATCTGACGCAGCTGCTGAGCGTTGATGAACAGGCGACCGATCTGCTCCATCACCACCGTCGCCATGGCAAACTGGAGACGAGAGAGGAGGGCGAAGAGAAtgaacagtcagtcagttaggTCTGGTCCTCAGATGCTGTCACATGCTGCACgcacctgcatgtgtgtgtgtgtgtacgaaCACATGTAAAGAGTGAGTTTGCTCAAAGAAACAGTGCAGTAGTTGTTTGAGTCATTCAGGTCAATTATCcagcaaaatgacaaatattctcAAAGTTTgctggttttctgttttatagaTAAACAAGCAATTTCAAGTCACCACCAGGTgattaaagtaaagtaaataaaacaaggGTAttaagggaaaataaaaaacatcaggGCAAATGACAAGTTAATAATGGATGAGATACTTGatcaatgacattttcattaacttttttccctcaaagCTACAATAAttgattttttcccctccttttggCCTCTTGAGGGCTGCGGGGGAAGttgaaacacaacactgacttaTTATTACCTTTTTAAGTTATAATAAGTTACCAAACAGTTTACATATtctgctgacacacagaaatattaatgttCATCTAAATCTGTGCTTTTGGTCACCTGCAGACTGCAAGTCCaacatttcctctccttttacctctgttttggCCTCCACCACCTCCTAAGAGAAATATCTGGCACTGCGTTCACAGGTTAACAGGATCTGCCTGCCATTTGATGCCGGGCTTGAAACTTACAGTAGGGTTAtatgagtttgtttgtttgtttgctaaaACAGTTGCCTTCTGCGGctaaaaacaaagctgattAGACTGGAGCGGTcaggccagaaaaccaaaacaataatcCACTAAAATAGACTCTAAGACTCTATAGAGACAAACTGCAGTGATGAGCAATAATCCAGTGTGTTGCACACTGATTGTGACCccattctttcattcattgaTGCATTGTTAATAACaagaaatattgattagtgtAGCTTTAAGTGTTTCTATTTGTGGAAGTGAGTTACCCTGATGTTTTCATAATTAATAATGCATCAGTGATGGATAAGCATGTCATTGATGGTGGCAGTGGAGCATCTGATTGGTGTTGTCTGAATGTGCTCCCAAGCCTTTTAATCTCCTCTACAACATAATGCATCACTTTGAAGGACTGCTGCACACCACAGGAGCTCAGGTGCAATAAAGCTTTGACCCCAGCTGCCCTTAGGGTCATAAATTCTGGCCATTATGTCTCAGTATCAGTGTTTGCAAACAGGAAATTGTTTCCTGAAAAGTGTAGAACTTGACACAGAATCAATATCACCTACAGCGCCTATGTTTGAGAGGTGTAGGCAGCATCTGAAAATAGGTTTTAAtgcaaaagagagaggaagttaATGCTATCAGGTGACTATGTTGGGCCATATGGGTAAAATCCTCCATTACAATATGTGTAATTTTATATCACAGTATCAGCATACATAATGTGATTTTCTAAACACAGAAATGTTAGGATTAGGATAGGTATTACAATATATATCATAGACGAGTCGCAAAATTGTCACAGCTGTGAAAAATGACTCCCACCTGACCTGGGGATGATGTGGATGTAATAAGTACTAAGCATCTCCTGTTCCTGGGATGCTGTGCAACAAATACAGACTGAGTTTTCTGTTTGATGCAATACTAACAGTTGgatttgaaaattaaatatactactactactactactactactaactaTGCACATTGTGCTGAGTTTGTCTTTTGGCCTATAACTAATGTGGGCGCCATCTACACGGTGGGAGACCaggatttacaaaaaaaaagaaagaaaaaaaaaagcagttaaaCGCTTCGTTGATTACATCACTCCTGATCTTACTGGGTTTACTTCCCAGAGATGTTTGGTGAGCAGCCTCAGAGAGATCATCCTGAGTGGGATGAACGCAGGCCGAGCGAGGATCAGGAGGAAAGGCGTGGAGTGATGAATGGGAAGGGATTGCGTAACATAACCCCATCCGAGTCCACACCCTCGGTCTCCAACAATGGTTGCAaacctttaaaatatttataggGTGATGGAAAATGGTCGACTATAACCGAGGAGGATGCTTCAATGTGTGGGTTTTAAACCCAGGCCTGTGTGGGCCTGTTGCAGTTAATTCCCACAAGCAAACCTGCACCTGATCGACATGTCTGTTTAAATATGAGAGCCAGTGTCCGAAATAAATTTGCATTCATCCTTCCTACGAGCCTCGAGGCTTGCTTCAGTCCCCTCTTGTGCATTACAGACCTCCGCGGTGTGGTGTTTGGAGCTGAATTTAGAAAAACACCACTGCACATTCACGAAAACTGACTGACGGTTTTTTTTGCGTTCGAGGCGGATCTGAACCTATTTCACGCTCTGCCACTTGATCATCTCACGGGAAATAAAATGCCGTGAATTTTCGaggtaaaaaatatatatatacttataAAATGGTCATACCTGTAGGCGGTAGAATCAATCCAAAGTCTCAGATGTAGCGGTGAGCGAATGATTTAGAGCCGTGCAGAATATAGATAACATTGTTTGAAGGGGTGAGCGGAGGAAAAGGATGACCGCGATGGGAGCAGCGCCTGGCGGCTCTAACGGCGCAGCTGCTGGGCAGTTTCACGAGCGGCTCTTCTGGCCAATCGGCGAACGCGGCGCTGCTCCTTTTCCGCGGGCGCGCATGTCGCTGCGACCAACGACACCTGCTGCCTGCTCGATCGGCTCCGCCCACTCTCAACAGAAATTCTTCCACTGCCAGATGAAATGCATGGCACTCCCATGAGGCATTTCTATCAGATAAGGCATTTGGGTGCCTAGTCTGCTGGTTGTGTAATTAATTTCATGTTTAGCAAACTGCCAATGCTGCCCTCCTTAAAAATAACGTTAATGGTTATACTAAGTATTGTTCAGATAACCTTGTTTTTAACTCATTACGTGTTActataatattttaatattatccTATTACAATACCCATACGGGAGTTTACTATATTTAGCCTCTCTTGAATGTATAATGTTGTTACTAGAGGTGTTATTCTGAACTCTGTCCTCTAGCCCTTTTACATGACGTATTCCTGCTCCCAACTTTGCACATCTCTACTGCATGTATCATCACTGCATACCTATTAGGCTgctacatgaaaataaaagggAGAAAGTTACAGTGGCTCTTTGAGAGGTTGAAGGGACATATTTTGCACATGCTGTTTCTTTCAATAGACACTATGTTCTCTCAAACTAAAATAGCTAACCGGGATATAAACACTGTTGCCAGTGGATACTGACCATACATATTTGAAGCTACATTCAAATAAAGATTGTATCATACCCCATGCCTGGTATTGTAACAAAGCTATCTGAGGCTAGAGATATTATGTAAGTTCTCAGTTGTCTTCCAAAGTATTGCAATAAAGCCTACTGGGTCTCATTTGCTTATCAAAATATGCAATTTCCCTGCTTGACTAGTGTGGTCCACTCAGTTTCACGGCTAATGTCTTTCCCTTGTTTGGTGCACAGTAACAAAGTTTCCATTGTTAgactctgtgtttctgaaagATCTGCATTGTTCCCTGTTTTAAACGATCCTACTCAGTGTATATTCCCAACAGAGATGGATTATTTAGGGTGTGTCTACGATAACACTGAGAATTTGTTTGGCCCTATGGGTAATGTGTCCACTCTTGGGTAACCTGTGCCTTTACCTGAATGAGGTCAGCCTTGGAGAACGTGAGTGAAAAGTGTTCAGAGGAGCTAGAGGAACATGATTCCTATGCATGCATGGAACAGAGCAGATAAAAATGATGCTTCAGATTCCGTGGTATAACCAATAAAATCCAGAGCAGGCTGAGGAAAGGGTCTCGGAGTGGAGCCAGTGTTTGTCCCCTGTGTCGTCAGGCAGTGGAGGAACACTGCACTGTGAGACAAGCTCCTTtgtggtctgatgagtccagCAATTTCTTCTAAACATATGACAAAGATGGGATTGTGCAGCattgtgtgcgcatgtgtctgcactgcaaaaacagactgaaaacataCACAACCACAGTTATTGTACATTTCCATGTGTCCCACTTCAACATAGAGACATTATTATATTGTGACAAAGTATAAAACTGCATAGAATATAAACACGAGTGAAAGGGCTCATGCTAAAGACATGTAGGTAATTTCATGTACACAATCTTGAAAAAGCAATGTTTCTATTGTTTATTCGATTTAAGCAcagtgagatttttttgttcTAATTTCTTATTAATGCAAGCTGAGGAAAAAGGTTAATCCACAAGCATGTGGAGCAAGTGTGACTTGTTATGTGCAAATATCTTATCTTGAACTTGCGCTTCATAAGCATCCTTCAATGATTCAAATACAAGTCAGTAAAAGAAGTTAAAATCCTTATATCCaattaaagaaatacaataaaaacagcatgtgAATGAGAATTATTGCAAAAATGAAACTAGAGAGCTGAACTTAtcaaacaggttttaaaaaaaaagaatcattgAGTATATACACACAACCATTCTGAACTTGACAATGAATGTGACATTTGGCACAGAGTGACATTTCCATCACTGGCAACAGGATAGACACAAACTGTGagcaaatgtaaacaaaccCAAGCGCACTGACAAGTTTTCTGGCTGCTCACGCAAAACTCTGTGGATCACGTGGCATGCAGGCATTGCCTCACAGCTGTCTAAAAATGTTTGTGATCCTCTGTTGCAACTTTGTCTGTTCGACACACGCAACTGATTTGCATAACAAGCTATTAAAGAGCTTAAGAAGTCTtgagtttgtgctgctgtgtattTTGGCTGGGCATTTAAGACTCTCCAAACTTATGTTCAACTACAAGAATATGTGACAATGCAATAACTGTGACAGCTTGTAAACGCTCAGAGCTGGTAGGCCCATGAGCTGATTGCGCATAATGatatcactgtgttttcttgtgcTGATCTGAGCATATTTGTGTCTCTatagtccaaagacatgctgGTCAGGTGGATCTGAAACTATAATGTGTTTGAATATGTTTATGTGTCACCACAGTGATAGACTGGTGTTTCCCTGCCTTTAAACTAATCTATGCTGGCATATATGATACCATAAACCTTCCATGCtatgttcatttaaataacagcagcagaaaaggtTTTAGCTTGGGACCCCTTAAAGTGAAGCAATGCCTATTTCTGTATGTCTTTGTTGTATTGTTCTACAGTGGTTGTCATATTGCTAGTACAGCCAGAGAATACATCCTTTGTTAATGGACTACAAAGTTAACTGTGCCACAAGGCCTTCACTTTTCTCTGCCTTCTCTTCCTCACCTTTACTACTCTTCAGAACGACTTCCTTCCATGAGGATTGACAAAGGGGGGAAGTAGAATTGTGAAAATGCTTTGCCATATTCTCACAAGCAAGAAGCCATCAATATGCAGTACTGTtactcctctgtctctctacaaATAGGGATATGTGTCAAGGTATTTCTTTCATTCTGAAAAATCTTGGTCCAAATGAAGGCTTTACTGAACTGTCTATGACAAGTAtgataacagcagcagagtcaggCAGCACCTCTCCTCAAAAGTTGACCCTGCAAAAacatctatttaaaaaaaataaatgatgttttcaaatTCAGAGGCTACTTATGTTGTGATTATATATAATGGAAACATTGTGTAGTCCACATTATGGGAAACAAACATAGTGTTCTGTGACATTCTGTGTACTGGGTGTGGCAATTTCTGTAGAAGCATTCACCAGGAATTCACTCGCAAACAAGCTAAGGTATAAATAGTGGTTCCCATTTTGGCTTGTGACCACcttataaaaacacaatgcCCCTAAACTGTGTATATACGAGCAGTTCAACCAGGGATTTTTTCCCTTCATAAATTTGTCTTATTTAATAGATGTTTACAGGTGAGGAGATAAATAGCATTCCATAAGAAAAATAAGAAgcaattttaaataaaaatgtgagatTTGTCTTGGGACCCCTTAGGAATTGGAGCTTTTAACAATTACAAAATCATCACTAAGTTGACCTCATTACCACTAGGTGTCAGCAGTGTTAAGTTAACATTAAGTGTACTAAACACACAGGAACTTTTGTTAAAACCCTCAGTTCTAATAAAATGTCGGTCTTCATCAAATGctgcaaaaataacatttcatctTGAATTTTATGCAGGTAAACACATTCAAGTCTCCAGTACAGAAACTTAAAACTTAAGTTGTAGATACAAAACTTTAATGGCAGTGCCTTGGTATCGT
The window above is part of the Lates calcarifer isolate ASB-BC8 linkage group LG15, TLL_Latcal_v3, whole genome shotgun sequence genome. Proteins encoded here:
- the paqr7b gene encoding membrane progestin receptor alpha-B; its protein translation is MATVVMEQIGRLFINAQQLRQIPQLLESAFPTLPCTVKVSDVPWVFRERHILTGYRQPDQSWRYYFLTLFQRHNETLNVWTHLLAALIILVKWQEISETADFLRDPHAQPLFIVLLAAFTYLSFSALAHLLSAKSELSCYTFYFLDYVGVAVYQYGSALAHYYYAIEKEWHTRVQGLFLPAAAFLAWLTCFGCCYGKYASREIPSFVLKLFQVAPSALAYCLDISPVAHRIYSCYQEGCSDPVVAYHFYHVIFFLIGAYFFCSPHPESFFPGRCDFIGQGHQIFHVFVVVGTLTQIEALRTDFTERRSSYERLHGDLAHDAVALFIFTACCCALTAFYVRKCVRASLHEKEQ